One genomic segment of Catalinimonas alkaloidigena includes these proteins:
- a CDS encoding phytanoyl-CoA dioxygenase family protein — MLSETHIQQFIHEGFVRLEHAFSKAWAEEVRKILWLDIAAEPDDPSTWTQPVVRLGNYHQEAFRKAVNTPLLHTAFDQLVGKGLWLARNDLGSFPVRFPGADEPADTGWHVDASFPGDNPNDYLSWRINVRSRGRALLMLFLFSDVSEKDAPTRIRTTSHLEVARLLAPYGEEGLTFMKLAEKLETTAHCQEVGATGEAGTVYLCHPFLVHAAQSHHGEHPRFMAQPPLLPAEAFQLEQKGAVYSPVETAIRMGLESE; from the coding sequence ATGCTAAGTGAGACCCATATACAGCAATTTATTCATGAAGGCTTTGTCCGGCTGGAGCACGCTTTCTCAAAGGCGTGGGCAGAAGAAGTACGCAAAATTTTATGGCTGGACATAGCTGCTGAGCCTGATGACCCTTCCACCTGGACTCAGCCGGTGGTGAGGCTGGGCAACTACCATCAGGAAGCATTTCGCAAGGCGGTTAACACCCCATTGTTGCATACTGCATTTGACCAGCTGGTAGGAAAAGGCCTTTGGCTCGCCCGAAACGATTTAGGAAGCTTTCCAGTCCGCTTTCCCGGTGCTGATGAGCCCGCTGATACCGGTTGGCATGTGGATGCCAGTTTTCCCGGGGATAACCCAAATGACTATCTTTCCTGGAGAATCAATGTACGCTCCAGGGGGAGAGCGCTGCTTATGCTCTTTCTTTTTTCTGATGTCAGTGAAAAAGACGCGCCAACACGCATAAGAACCACTTCTCATCTGGAAGTAGCCAGACTGTTGGCGCCATATGGAGAAGAAGGATTAACGTTTATGAAATTAGCAGAAAAGCTTGAGACAACAGCCCACTGTCAGGAGGTAGGGGCGACGGGAGAAGCGGGTACGGTCTACCTCTGTCATCCCTTCCTGGTTCACGCGGCCCAATCCCACCATGGAGAACATCCGCGCTTTATGGCACAGCCTCCACTTCTACCTGCTGAGGCTTTCCAACTGGAACAAAAGGGAGCGGTCTATTCTCCGGTAGAAACAGCGATTCGTATGGGGCTTGAAAGTGAATAG
- a CDS encoding CPBP family intramembrane glutamic endopeptidase has protein sequence MAFSPGKWYYSKSFKATELTLFYLVLPLLTKWFISGMYIIIPLLSTAVLFFFFLWNDPTFENKILYILNKYPWKKAALRFVFLALIAVGFTWYFYPELFFQYPLQNTHNYLLTLGLYPFLSVIPQEIVYRSYYFHRYRGLFSQQWFFLFSNALLFGFLHVIYNNWFAPIAAFCFSWVFIYNYLKTKSLVNVCIEHYCYGLVLFSIGLGKFFK, from the coding sequence ATGGCATTCTCCCCTGGAAAGTGGTATTACTCAAAATCATTCAAAGCTACGGAACTCACTCTGTTTTATCTGGTTTTGCCCCTGTTGACGAAGTGGTTTATTTCCGGAATGTATATCATCATACCGCTCCTCAGTACAGCAGTGCTATTTTTTTTCTTCTTGTGGAATGATCCCACTTTTGAAAATAAAATACTCTATATCCTCAATAAGTATCCCTGGAAGAAAGCGGCATTACGCTTTGTGTTTCTTGCTTTAATCGCAGTAGGATTTACCTGGTATTTTTATCCTGAGCTGTTTTTTCAGTATCCTTTACAAAACACTCATAATTACCTTTTAACATTAGGCTTGTACCCCTTCCTTTCAGTGATTCCGCAGGAAATAGTATACAGAAGTTACTACTTTCATCGCTACAGGGGTTTGTTTTCACAGCAATGGTTCTTCCTGTTTAGCAATGCTTTGCTGTTCGGTTTTTTGCATGTGATCTACAACAACTGGTTTGCACCCATCGCAGCCTTTTGCTTTAGCTGGGTTTTTATTTACAACTACCTCAAAACCAAAAGCCTGGTCAATGTTTGTATAGAGCATTATTGCTATGGCTTAGTACTTTTTTCCATTGGACTTGGCAAGTTTTTTAAGTAG
- a CDS encoding Gfo/Idh/MocA family protein codes for MNQDSSKQKTVNRRNFVKGAALSATGFMIMPRHVLGGKGFVPPSDKVNIGIIGAGGKGRKNTEAFLKLDDVQVTAIADPAYYWNLADFYYRSEAGRGPVMDLVEEHYAAKTPNFKVAEYLDFREMLEKETALDAIVCSTPDHSHAYITSLGLQAGKHVYCEKPLTHNIWEARQVQGLARESGLATQMGNSGHSADGIRQTVEYLRAGVIGKVREAHAWVPAGRWNPGLQGLPQGNPNLPVGFDWKLWQGPRKEQDFQEEYVPVSWRDFWMYGCGALGDFGCHDMDAATWAFNLKAPESVQIFPAGYSDENIAPYGEIGYYDFKKQGDQSALKLHWYSGGLRPELHEALPKGYEYGRRASMFVGEKGIIMNDGGNRAPEIYPESLRDAVKPPRQTIPRSNGHFRDWVDAIKGGDPSSANFEYGARLTEITLLGVLSLRMGGKKIDWDYEQMKAKGLPEADQFIKEPVRQGWEMA; via the coding sequence ATGAATCAAGACAGCAGTAAGCAGAAAACAGTAAACCGACGCAATTTTGTAAAAGGGGCTGCCCTTTCAGCTACAGGGTTTATGATCATGCCCCGCCATGTACTGGGAGGTAAAGGCTTTGTACCACCCAGCGATAAGGTCAATATTGGAATTATAGGTGCAGGAGGTAAAGGCAGAAAAAACACCGAAGCCTTTTTGAAACTGGATGATGTGCAGGTGACGGCTATTGCCGATCCGGCTTACTACTGGAACCTGGCCGACTTCTACTATCGCTCAGAAGCGGGCCGGGGACCGGTGATGGATTTGGTAGAAGAACATTACGCAGCCAAAACACCCAACTTCAAGGTAGCTGAGTACCTGGACTTCCGGGAGATGCTGGAAAAAGAAACAGCCCTGGATGCGATTGTCTGCTCTACGCCTGACCATTCTCATGCCTACATCACTTCGCTAGGCTTACAGGCTGGAAAGCATGTGTACTGTGAGAAGCCGCTTACGCATAACATCTGGGAAGCGCGCCAGGTACAGGGCTTAGCTAGAGAAAGCGGTCTGGCTACGCAGATGGGCAATAGCGGCCATAGTGCGGATGGTATTCGCCAGACCGTAGAATATCTGCGAGCCGGAGTCATCGGCAAAGTAAGAGAAGCCCATGCCTGGGTACCGGCAGGCAGATGGAATCCCGGCCTGCAAGGGCTACCTCAGGGAAATCCCAACCTGCCCGTCGGCTTTGACTGGAAACTGTGGCAGGGCCCCCGTAAAGAGCAGGATTTTCAGGAAGAATATGTGCCGGTGAGCTGGAGAGACTTCTGGATGTATGGCTGCGGCGCTTTGGGTGATTTTGGCTGCCACGATATGGATGCTGCTACCTGGGCCTTTAACCTCAAGGCTCCGGAGAGTGTGCAGATATTTCCGGCAGGCTATAGTGATGAGAACATAGCGCCTTATGGTGAGATCGGCTATTATGATTTTAAAAAGCAGGGAGATCAGTCAGCGCTTAAGCTGCACTGGTATTCCGGTGGCTTACGGCCTGAGCTGCACGAAGCCCTACCCAAAGGCTATGAATATGGACGTCGTGCTTCTATGTTTGTAGGAGAGAAAGGCATTATCATGAATGATGGAGGCAACCGTGCTCCTGAAATTTATCCTGAGAGCTTACGTGATGCTGTTAAGCCACCCAGGCAAACAATACCCCGTTCCAATGGTCACTTTAGAGATTGGGTTGACGCGATCAAAGGGGGAGATCCTTCCAGCGCTAATTTTGAGTATGGTGCCCGACTGACAGAGATTACCTTGCTCGGTGTACTTTCCTTACGGATGGGCGGCAAGAAAATTGACTGGGATTATGAGCAGATGAAAGCCAAAGGCTTACCCGAAGCCGATCAGTTTATCAAAGAGCCCGTGCGTCAGGGTTGGGAAATGGCTTAA
- a CDS encoding oxidoreductase has translation MTSGWKLEETPSQAGKIGVVTGANVGLGFETAKALAARGMEVVLACRNREKAKATKDKIIESHAQASLHIMELDLSSLKSVRSFAEKFKQQFEKLDLLVNNAGVMLTPYQITEDGFEQQMGINYLGHFLLAGLLLPKLEAAENTRIVTLSSLSHNWGDIYFDDMAFEEGYSSRKAYGQSKLACLMFAYEMQRRLKARGHSTISLAAHPGISDTELVRNLPKFIHLMAKVLAPIFIQSAAEGALPNFTDSFR, from the coding sequence ATGACATCAGGCTGGAAACTGGAAGAAACGCCTTCGCAAGCAGGTAAAATAGGAGTGGTTACCGGGGCCAATGTGGGGCTGGGTTTTGAAACTGCCAAAGCACTGGCCGCAAGGGGAATGGAAGTAGTACTGGCCTGCCGTAATAGGGAGAAAGCTAAGGCAACAAAAGACAAAATCATAGAAAGCCATGCCCAGGCCAGCCTGCATATCATGGAACTTGACCTGTCCAGCCTCAAATCGGTACGTTCATTTGCCGAAAAATTTAAGCAACAGTTTGAGAAGCTTGACCTGCTGGTCAATAATGCCGGGGTGATGCTGACGCCCTACCAAATCACTGAGGATGGCTTTGAGCAGCAAATGGGCATCAATTATCTGGGCCATTTTCTCCTGGCCGGACTCCTGCTTCCCAAACTGGAGGCAGCAGAAAATACACGGATAGTGACCCTAAGCAGCCTTTCCCATAATTGGGGCGATATCTACTTTGACGATATGGCTTTTGAAGAAGGTTACAGTTCCCGTAAGGCTTACGGACAAAGCAAGCTCGCCTGCCTGATGTTTGCCTACGAAATGCAGCGCAGGTTAAAGGCTAGGGGCCATTCTACCATTTCGCTAGCTGCGCATCCGGGAATATCCGATACGGAGCTTGTTCGCAATCTTCCTAAGTTTATACATCTGATGGCCAAAGTTTTGGCACCGATATTTATCCAATCGGCCGCAGAAGGGGCGTTACCAAACTTTACGGACAGCTTTAGATGA
- a CDS encoding SDR family oxidoreductase, with protein sequence MGELIVYHTLSDLYRALNLPIEQEVDFTIHFLPDIHSELPFKSPKFRTEYYSFVFVKDGRGTYTTDEHVFPTVPATIYFTSPGHIKAFEMQALHEAYIITLTEAFLKEQVHADIFEEFPFLLAETAPPATLPGNAAYASMKGAIEVFTRYLAKELGRRGITANTVAPGAIETDFTAPAFATNPQIKEDIAQQTALGRVGLPDDIGSIVAFLCTENARWINAQRLEASGGMFL encoded by the coding sequence ATGGGAGAATTGATCGTATACCATACTCTTTCTGACCTCTATAGGGCACTGAACTTGCCAATAGAGCAGGAGGTAGATTTTACGATTCATTTTCTCCCTGATATCCACTCAGAATTACCTTTCAAATCTCCTAAGTTTCGGACAGAGTACTATTCATTTGTTTTTGTCAAGGACGGAAGAGGTACTTATACGACAGATGAACATGTTTTTCCTACGGTTCCGGCTACGATCTATTTTACCAGTCCGGGCCACATCAAAGCGTTTGAGATGCAGGCGTTGCATGAAGCCTACATCATTACCCTTACCGAAGCATTTTTGAAAGAACAGGTACATGCTGATATCTTTGAAGAGTTTCCTTTTCTGCTTGCAGAAACCGCACCACCCGCTACCCTGCCGGGCAATGCTGCTTATGCTTCAATGAAAGGAGCGATAGAGGTATTTACCCGTTATCTGGCAAAAGAACTGGGGAGACGAGGTATCACCGCCAATACCGTAGCACCAGGGGCCATTGAAACAGATTTTACCGCACCGGCTTTTGCCACCAATCCACAGATCAAGGAGGATATTGCACAACAAACTGCCCTGGGAAGAGTCGGCCTGCCAGATGATATAGGTAGTATAGTCGCCTTCTTATGTACTGAAAACGCCCGCTGGATCAACGCGCAGCGACTGGAAGCATCAGGAGGAATGTTCTTGTAA
- a CDS encoding M14-type cytosolic carboxypeptidase: protein MMNLHLSPCLLLLTLFVSGACQNSSDQNVNQNVDMSIRTNFEGGRLGEVRQIADNHWECAVAGESDSEGRNRQASWYYFRIDGAKGETLTIDLTNLVGEYNYKPGAHAITSETRPVISYDLKEWRHLGKEEVEWNEEKVELRLKIQPKENKMWIAHQPPYTTARLERLLNSFQDDPFVQMSKIGESADQNPLHLLTITNPESAPGNKNIIWLMARQHSWESGTSWVMEGAFKYLLESEDGKKLLDKNIFKIMPMADPDGVARGGVRFNKFGHDLNRNWDLVIPEEMPEIYAQKNAIVNWLLQGKKIDIFLTLHNTEAADYIQGPDLAVGQKLFKYMSENTSFKDEQGLREMPATTTEGKRGRMTVNQALWAEQKVPAYLMELKVEEVEKLNARRSVEDWLALGAGVVNGLVAAVE from the coding sequence ATGATGAATCTACACCTAAGCCCCTGCCTACTCCTGCTTACGCTATTCGTAAGTGGTGCCTGCCAGAATTCTTCTGACCAAAACGTAAATCAAAACGTTGACATGTCTATCCGAACCAATTTTGAAGGAGGCAGGCTGGGTGAAGTGCGGCAAATTGCAGATAACCACTGGGAATGTGCTGTAGCCGGAGAGTCTGATTCGGAAGGCCGAAACCGGCAGGCCAGTTGGTACTACTTTCGCATTGATGGAGCGAAAGGAGAGACACTTACCATTGACCTGACCAATCTCGTAGGTGAGTACAATTACAAGCCCGGTGCACATGCCATTACTTCTGAAACCCGACCAGTGATCAGCTATGACCTTAAAGAATGGCGACATCTAGGTAAGGAAGAAGTGGAATGGAATGAAGAAAAGGTAGAGCTGCGCCTGAAAATTCAACCCAAAGAAAATAAAATGTGGATAGCGCATCAGCCACCATACACCACCGCACGCCTTGAACGGCTGTTGAACTCATTCCAGGATGATCCATTTGTACAAATGAGCAAGATTGGTGAAAGTGCTGACCAAAACCCTTTGCACCTGCTTACCATCACTAATCCCGAAAGTGCTCCGGGAAACAAAAATATCATTTGGCTGATGGCACGTCAGCACTCCTGGGAGTCTGGTACTTCCTGGGTGATGGAAGGTGCATTTAAATACCTGCTGGAATCTGAAGATGGTAAAAAGCTGCTTGACAAAAATATATTCAAGATCATGCCGATGGCCGACCCCGATGGCGTAGCGCGTGGCGGAGTGCGCTTCAATAAATTCGGTCATGATCTCAATCGTAACTGGGACCTGGTCATTCCAGAAGAAATGCCGGAAATTTATGCCCAGAAAAACGCCATTGTCAACTGGCTGCTGCAGGGTAAAAAGATTGATATCTTCCTTACCTTGCACAATACCGAAGCCGCTGATTACATACAGGGACCAGACTTAGCAGTGGGGCAAAAACTTTTTAAATATATGTCAGAAAACACTTCTTTTAAAGATGAGCAGGGACTCAGAGAGATGCCCGCCACCACTACCGAAGGTAAGCGAGGACGTATGACCGTCAATCAGGCGCTCTGGGCTGAACAGAAAGTTCCGGCTTATTTAATGGAGCTAAAGGTGGAGGAAGTAGAAAAACTCAATGCCAGAAGGTCAGTAGAAGACTGGCTGGCGCTGGGCGCCGGAGTCGTGAATGGTTTGGTAGCCGCGGTAGAATAA
- a CDS encoding synaptic vesicle VAT-1 family membrane protein yields MRQRRVYSMPKPGSIKNLKLQTEALPDPQAHEVCVQVKAIGLNFADVFAMQGLYKAAPKGKFIPGLEFSGEVIAVGDEVGEWKVGDKVMGATKFGGYVSHINIHHRYVIPLPVGWSFEQGAGFLVQGLTAYYALKELGNLQKGMTVLIHSAAGGVGILANRICKKYDAYTIGTVSQTNKVDFLRKQEAYDDIILRDDDFYEKLLSALGERPLNLIMECIGGKVLKQGWQAMAPMGRMVSYGSASFTSHGSSPNYPRLIWKYLRRPKIDPMSLPTQNKSIMGFNLIYLYEQTDMMHEMLSGLQSLQLKPQHVGHVYNFEEMLEAIRLFQRGKSIGKVVVKVEA; encoded by the coding sequence ATGCGCCAGCGCCGGGTATACAGCATGCCGAAACCAGGCTCTATCAAAAATCTGAAATTACAAACTGAAGCACTCCCTGATCCTCAGGCCCACGAAGTATGTGTGCAAGTGAAGGCGATAGGCCTCAACTTCGCCGATGTTTTCGCCATGCAGGGGCTGTACAAAGCGGCTCCCAAGGGTAAGTTCATTCCGGGACTGGAGTTTTCCGGTGAGGTCATAGCGGTAGGTGATGAGGTGGGGGAGTGGAAAGTTGGTGATAAAGTCATGGGCGCTACCAAGTTTGGAGGCTATGTTTCGCATATCAACATCCACCATCGTTATGTGATTCCGCTTCCTGTAGGCTGGAGCTTTGAGCAGGGCGCAGGCTTTCTGGTGCAGGGCCTTACTGCCTATTATGCGCTCAAAGAACTGGGTAACTTACAAAAAGGCATGACCGTTCTCATCCACAGCGCAGCGGGTGGCGTAGGGATTCTGGCCAATCGCATCTGCAAAAAATACGATGCCTATACCATTGGTACGGTAAGCCAAACGAATAAGGTAGACTTTCTGCGGAAGCAGGAAGCGTATGATGACATCATTCTGCGCGACGATGATTTTTATGAAAAACTGCTAAGCGCCTTAGGCGAACGACCGCTAAACCTGATCATGGAATGCATAGGTGGTAAAGTCCTTAAACAGGGATGGCAGGCGATGGCTCCCATGGGACGTATGGTCTCCTACGGTTCAGCCAGTTTTACCAGTCATGGTTCCAGCCCCAACTATCCCCGGCTTATCTGGAAATACCTCAGGCGGCCAAAGATTGACCCCATGAGTTTGCCCACCCAGAACAAGTCCATCATGGGCTTCAACCTGATCTATCTATACGAACAAACGGATATGATGCACGAAATGCTCAGTGGGTTACAATCGCTACAGCTCAAGCCCCAGCATGTAGGGCATGTCTACAACTTTGAAGAGATGCTTGAGGCCATCCGGCTTTTCCAGCGCGGTAAATCCATCGGTAAAGTGGTGGTAAAAGTTGAAGCATAG